TCCATCATTTAGAATATAGTCATCACATTCTATTTCAATAATTTTTTTGTCTTGATGCATAGTATTAGTAGTAATAACTATCACTTCATGTCCTAATTTCTTTTGATATTTAGGTAAAATATTTTCTTGATATCCCCAATAATCATTATAAGGAGCATTTGGTGCAATATGTACTATTTTCATTATTTATCCTCTCTCATATCTTGATATACTTTTAATAATTTTGCTACATTTTCTACTCTATTATGCGTAATCATTGCATGTTTTTTTGCATTTTTAGAAAATCTTTTTGCTAATTCGTCATTTCTGAATATTTCTTTTACATAATAAGCAAGCATATAGGGAGCTGTCGATTGATATATATAACCTTCTATATTATGTACAAGCATATTTTTTACACCACCTACATCTGAAGCTACAACAGGACATCCAACTAACATTGCTTCTCCTAATGAATTAGGTGAATTTTCTATTGTTGATGCTGATACAAAAACATTTGATTTTAAATATCTACTCGCCATTTCTTCTTCTGAAAGTATACCTAAAAATGTTATATTTTTTTGAATATTAAGTTTATAAATTAATTTACGTAAATAAAATTGATATGAAGTCATTTTTAATCTTTCCTTAAATGAAAGATTAAGTAAATTTATCCCTGTTGTATAAATATGTGCATTTGGATAATGTTTTATTATTTCAGGCATTGCTTCTAACACATAGTGAAATCCTTTAATAGGATAATTACATTGACTTACAAAAATACTATGCCTTTTAATATTATTTATATCCCATTCTTTTTTATAAAAACTTTCTCTTAAAGTTTCATTACAAAAATAATATTTAACATTTGGATTATACATTTCCACTGCTGCTCGATCCCAATCTGTTCTTCCTATTACATACTTTACTTTTTTGATTGCTTCTATTTCATTAACACCATTTTTTATAAAAGTTTTTTTTGTTCGAGAAATGTTAGAAAAACGAATAAAATCACGAAAAGTATACATGTTTACCACACTATTTGGTAATCCCTCAGTATAATGTTTACCACATAAAGATACCATTCCTTGTATATATAAGATACATTTATTTAAATATCCATTTTTTTCTGCTATTTTAATCGTTGTTAAAGTATGAGAATATTCTGTTCCCCAAATATGAATAATATCTGGTTTTAGTTCTAGTAATACTTTTTCTATTCTATCTCCTGAATTCTTATTTGTAAAACTATAAAAAGAAAAGTTATCTTTTCTTCCTTCATAATTTATTTTTTCTAAAAAAAGAACACATAGTTGAGTATTTTTCTCACTTAAAATATCTTTACACATTGAATCTAACCATCCACCCATCGGACTTCCATTAATATTTCTTATCTCATTTACTCTTGTAGGAGCTTTATTACAAACCCACAATATTTTCATTTATTTTCTCCTTAATTTAATTAAAAACACGATACTTCATTTTATTTACAATCATATTCTGCCGCGCAATGCAACCATTTAAAAAGCAAAAACATACAAATAACCAAGGCATTCCTGCAAAAATAGGTTCCAAGCAAAATTGAATTAATAATGCCATATATATACTTATTAAGTTTATTTTAAATGACATACTATAATAATTATCTCGTAATATTTTATATAAATTTTTTAAAGCTGACATCAAAACTATAAGTAACAGTCCAAATACTAAAATTCCATATTCATCATAAGCATCTAATAAAAGATCATGTGCATACCCATATTCTCTTCTTGAATGATTACCTCCAAATGGATATTTAAACATATTTTTTAAATGTCCTTGCCTTAAAATAGATCTTGTACTTTCTAATAATTCTATATCTACTTTGTCCCCTAAAAATCTTTTATATAAATTAGAAGATACAATAACATTTTTTATT
The window above is part of the uncultured Fusobacterium sp. genome. Proteins encoded here:
- a CDS encoding glycosyltransferase family 4 protein, giving the protein MKILWVCNKAPTRVNEIRNINGSPMGGWLDSMCKDILSEKNTQLCVLFLEKINYEGRKDNFSFYSFTNKNSGDRIEKVLLELKPDIIHIWGTEYSHTLTTIKIAEKNGYLNKCILYIQGMVSLCGKHYTEGLPNSVVNMYTFRDFIRFSNISRTKKTFIKNGVNEIEAIKKVKYVIGRTDWDRAAVEMYNPNVKYYFCNETLRESFYKKEWDINNIKRHSIFVSQCNYPIKGFHYVLEAMPEIIKHYPNAHIYTTGINLLNLSFKERLKMTSYQFYLRKLIYKLNIQKNITFLGILSEEEMASRYLKSNVFVSASTIENSPNSLGEAMLVGCPVVASDVGGVKNMLVHNIEGYIYQSTAPYMLAYYVKEIFRNDELAKRFSKNAKKHAMITHNRVENVAKLLKVYQDMREDK